A section of the Rummeliibacillus pycnus genome encodes:
- the modB gene encoding molybdate ABC transporter permease subunit, which produces MTMDFWTPIRLSIEIAFVSGFIVIILGTLIGKWMAKKTFKGKTFLETVLLLPLVLPPTVVGFLLIIIFGKNSWLGQAIEWLFQQPIMFTWWAAVIASTVVAFPLMYQSAKTGFEAVDKNIENAARIDGAKEWQVFLYISIPLAMKSIVSGGILSFTRALGEFGATLMFAGNLPGKTQTTPLAIYVAIDAGNMTLAWVWVIVMIGLSFVMLLGVHFLKAPAN; this is translated from the coding sequence ATGACGATGGATTTTTGGACACCAATTCGGCTATCAATTGAAATCGCATTCGTTTCTGGATTCATCGTCATCATACTTGGCACTTTAATCGGAAAGTGGATGGCTAAAAAAACATTTAAAGGTAAAACGTTCTTAGAAACAGTTTTATTGCTTCCTTTAGTATTGCCACCGACTGTTGTGGGCTTTTTACTTATCATTATTTTCGGCAAAAATAGTTGGTTAGGACAAGCGATTGAATGGCTTTTTCAGCAGCCTATCATGTTCACATGGTGGGCAGCTGTTATTGCCTCAACAGTTGTTGCTTTTCCTTTAATGTACCAATCCGCAAAAACTGGATTTGAAGCAGTAGATAAAAATATTGAAAATGCTGCACGCATTGATGGTGCAAAGGAATGGCAAGTTTTTCTTTACATTTCTATACCGCTTGCGATGAAGTCCATTGTTTCAGGTGGTATTTTAAGCTTCACTCGAGCATTAGGTGAATTCGGTGCTACCCTCATGTTTGCAGGCAATTTACCAGGAAAAACGCAAACGACACCTCTTGCTATTTATGTCGCAATTGATGCAGGAAATATGACATTAGCTTGGGTCTGGGTGATCGTAATGATTGGCTTATCCTTTGTCATGTTACTCGGTGTACATTTCTTGAAGGCACCTGCCAATTAA
- a CDS encoding P-loop NTPase, whose translation MLTKKEVLEALKKINDPELHKSIVELDMVRTIQIDDTSIQLEVALTIQGCPLKAKIQQDIEEALQAIGATHVAITFGTMTTEERQALTASLKMQATTKNGMPKILQPDSGVRFIAITSGKGGVGKSTVTINLAVALARLGKRVGILDADIYGFSIPAMMKIEQTPTMIEQTAIPVISDGVKVMSMGFYSKDNQPVMWRGPMLNKWIRNFLANTHWGELDYLLLDLPPGTGDVAIDVAAMIPHAQEIIVTTPHNAASHVASRAGVMAKHTKHAIIGVVENMAYFENPTGERNYLFGQGGGEALANALQTEVIAQIPFVQPEENTGSSVYDEDSVVGEAFTHLAEDLIYPYNNK comes from the coding sequence ATGTTAACAAAAAAAGAAGTATTAGAAGCACTCAAAAAAATCAATGACCCCGAACTTCATAAAAGCATTGTTGAATTGGATATGGTGCGCACTATTCAAATTGATGACACAAGTATTCAGCTAGAAGTCGCGTTGACCATTCAAGGTTGCCCTTTAAAAGCCAAAATCCAGCAAGACATTGAGGAAGCCCTTCAAGCAATCGGTGCTACGCATGTTGCTATCACTTTTGGCACAATGACAACTGAAGAAAGACAAGCTTTAACGGCTTCTTTGAAAATGCAAGCAACAACGAAAAACGGTATGCCCAAAATCCTACAGCCCGATTCCGGCGTACGCTTTATCGCTATTACGAGCGGTAAAGGTGGCGTTGGTAAATCGACAGTAACCATTAACTTAGCGGTAGCTCTTGCTCGTCTTGGAAAACGTGTGGGAATTTTAGATGCCGATATTTACGGCTTTAGTATTCCAGCCATGATGAAAATTGAGCAAACGCCAACGATGATTGAGCAAACAGCGATTCCCGTTATAAGCGATGGTGTCAAGGTTATGTCAATGGGCTTTTATTCAAAGGATAACCAACCGGTGATGTGGCGAGGCCCGATGTTAAATAAATGGATTCGCAACTTTTTAGCAAATACGCATTGGGGCGAGTTAGATTACTTACTGTTAGATCTTCCACCTGGAACTGGTGACGTAGCAATTGATGTGGCAGCAATGATTCCTCATGCTCAGGAAATCATTGTCACTACACCCCATAATGCTGCATCACATGTTGCTTCAAGAGCAGGTGTGATGGCCAAACATACCAAGCACGCCATTATTGGCGTTGTTGAAAATATGGCTTATTTTGAAAATCCTACAGGTGAGCGTAATTATTTATTCGGCCAAGGTGGTGGCGAAGCTTTAGCTAATGCACTACAAACAGAGGTCATCGCCCAAATTCCATTCGTACAACCCGAGGAAAATACTGGTTCATCTGTTTACGACGAAGATTCTGTTGTTGGTGAAGCCTTCACTCATTTAGCTGAAGATTTGATATATCCTTACAACAATAAATGA
- a CDS encoding DUF1641 domain-containing protein produces MAAPITNIKKQQLSEEQIAEQRLNDLKDLLSENEEALQQIFSIVSDLNDIGALEAVNKMLQAKEEIAHIALGQISRKPVTNIINQLMTVAGLLSAMDPEMTKKLMGSLNSGLDEANTAIAREEKVTVFSLMKVIKDPDVNRALNFGIHFLKGLGKGLKDEC; encoded by the coding sequence ATGGCAGCACCCATTACGAATATTAAAAAACAACAACTTTCAGAAGAACAAATCGCAGAGCAAAGATTAAATGATTTAAAAGATTTGCTTTCAGAAAATGAAGAAGCGCTTCAACAAATTTTTTCGATTGTATCTGATTTGAACGATATCGGTGCACTTGAAGCGGTCAATAAAATGTTACAGGCGAAAGAAGAAATTGCCCATATTGCACTTGGTCAAATTTCACGTAAACCTGTAACCAACATCATCAACCAGCTAATGACTGTTGCAGGTCTTTTATCAGCAATGGATCCTGAAATGACTAAAAAGCTAATGGGTAGCTTAAACAGTGGACTTGACGAAGCAAATACAGCAATCGCTCGCGAAGAAAAAGTCACAGTCTTTAGCTTAATGAAGGTCATCAAAGATCCGGATGTTAACCGTGCTCTGAACTTCGGGATTCACTTCTTAAAGGGCCTTGGTAAAGGATTGAAAGACGAATGTTAA
- the fdhF gene encoding formate dehydrogenase subunit alpha, translating to MTMMKINGTPYEINPCESILDVLNKNQISHPQICHVPEVDPIQTCDTCIVEVDGELVRSCSTKAQAGMNVQLASPKAKEAQTEAMDRLLENHMLYCTVCDNNNGNCKLHNTVEMMEIEHQKYPYKPKVEPTEVDMSHPFYRYDPNQCIACGQCVEVCQSLQVNETLSIDWEAERPRVIWDEGVAINDSSCVSCGQCVTICPCNALMEKSMLGEAGFMTGMKQDMLNPMIDVIKEVEPGYSGIFAISEIEAAMRSKRTKKTKTVCTFCGVGCSFEVWTKGRKILKVQPSDGPVNAISTCVKGKFGWDFVNSEQRLTKPLIRRDGEFVESSWDEALDLIASRLGGIHQEFGPGAVGFISSSKITNEENYLIQKMARQLFGTNDVDNCSRYCQSPATDGLFRTVGMGGDAGTVKDIAKAGLVIIVGANPAEGHPVLATRVKRAHKLHGQKLIVADLRKHEMAERSDIFMRPKQGTDQVWLMAVTKYIIDQGWHDEAFIKENVNYFDEFKEVLEKYTLDYAVQETGISKETLIDVAEMIRDADGTCVLWGMGVTQNTGGSDTSAAISNLLLATGNYRRPGAGAYPLRGHNNVQGACDMGTLPNLLPGYQKVTNDEERAKFEKAYGVKIQPEPGRNNMQMLDAISQGKMKAMYLVGEEMALVDCNANHVDQVLSQLDFFVVQDVFLSRTAQYADVVLPAAPSLEKEGTFTNTERRVQRLYQVLPTLGDSKPDWKILQDVANRLGANWNYSHPSEIFAEMASLSPIFSQANYDVLEGWNSFCWGSLDGKDTPLLYTDGFNFPDKKARFALYDWVEPVEFPAEYDCHINNGRMLEHFHEGNLTNKSNGIQSKVPETFVEVSPEFAKERGIEDGALVRLVSPYGALKLNALITDRVRGNELFLPMNSVDKDSSINFLTGPAGDKNTSTPAYKQTKVRVEVLKRKGKNPLPRTNPRYKKRHPQNGVEVQRKWQRPGYVHLTTNQEEV from the coding sequence ATGACAATGATGAAAATTAACGGTACCCCCTACGAAATAAATCCCTGCGAATCGATTTTAGATGTCCTAAACAAAAATCAAATTTCCCATCCACAAATTTGTCATGTACCTGAAGTAGATCCGATTCAAACATGTGATACATGTATCGTTGAAGTAGATGGCGAGCTTGTTCGTTCATGCAGTACAAAAGCACAGGCGGGAATGAATGTACAACTTGCATCACCAAAAGCAAAAGAAGCACAAACAGAAGCGATGGATCGACTGCTTGAGAACCATATGCTCTATTGCACCGTTTGTGACAATAATAACGGGAATTGTAAGCTACACAATACGGTGGAAATGATGGAAATTGAGCATCAAAAATATCCGTACAAGCCGAAAGTGGAGCCAACAGAAGTTGATATGTCTCATCCATTTTATCGCTACGATCCAAACCAATGTATCGCTTGTGGTCAATGCGTAGAAGTTTGTCAAAGTCTGCAAGTAAACGAAACACTATCAATTGATTGGGAAGCAGAGCGCCCACGCGTTATTTGGGATGAAGGCGTTGCGATTAATGATTCTTCCTGTGTTAGCTGTGGGCAATGTGTAACAATTTGTCCATGTAATGCATTAATGGAGAAATCAATGCTTGGTGAAGCTGGATTTATGACAGGCATGAAACAAGATATGCTTAACCCAATGATTGATGTAATCAAAGAAGTGGAACCTGGATATAGTGGCATCTTTGCTATATCTGAAATTGAAGCTGCAATGCGTAGCAAGCGAACTAAGAAAACAAAAACCGTATGTACTTTCTGTGGTGTTGGTTGTTCGTTCGAAGTATGGACGAAGGGGCGCAAAATCTTAAAAGTGCAACCATCTGATGGTCCTGTAAATGCTATTTCTACATGTGTCAAAGGGAAATTTGGTTGGGATTTTGTAAATTCTGAACAACGTTTAACAAAACCGTTGATTCGAAGAGATGGGGAATTTGTGGAATCCTCTTGGGATGAAGCACTTGATTTAATTGCTTCAAGATTAGGTGGTATTCATCAAGAATTCGGTCCAGGCGCTGTGGGCTTTATCTCCTCTTCAAAAATCACAAATGAGGAAAATTATCTAATTCAAAAAATGGCTCGTCAGTTATTTGGAACAAATGATGTCGATAACTGCTCACGTTACTGCCAATCTCCTGCAACAGACGGTTTGTTCCGCACAGTTGGTATGGGGGGCGATGCAGGTACGGTAAAAGATATTGCAAAAGCGGGACTTGTGATCATCGTAGGTGCCAACCCAGCAGAAGGCCACCCTGTTTTAGCAACTCGCGTCAAACGTGCTCATAAATTACATGGTCAAAAATTAATCGTAGCCGATTTGCGAAAACATGAAATGGCCGAACGCTCAGATATTTTCATGCGACCTAAGCAAGGTACAGACCAAGTATGGCTTATGGCTGTTACGAAATATATCATCGACCAAGGTTGGCATGATGAAGCATTTATCAAAGAAAACGTTAACTACTTTGATGAATTCAAAGAAGTACTTGAAAAATATACACTCGATTATGCCGTACAAGAAACAGGCATTTCAAAAGAAACACTTATTGACGTAGCAGAAATGATTCGCGATGCAGATGGTACTTGTGTTCTTTGGGGTATGGGTGTTACACAAAACACAGGTGGTTCCGATACATCGGCCGCTATTTCTAACTTACTATTAGCGACTGGCAACTACCGTCGTCCTGGAGCAGGTGCTTATCCTCTTCGTGGTCACAATAACGTACAAGGCGCTTGTGATATGGGGACATTACCAAACCTACTACCAGGATACCAAAAAGTAACAAATGATGAGGAACGCGCAAAATTTGAAAAAGCATACGGTGTCAAAATTCAGCCAGAACCTGGTCGCAATAATATGCAAATGCTTGATGCCATTAGCCAAGGAAAAATGAAGGCAATGTACCTTGTTGGAGAAGAAATGGCACTTGTTGACTGTAATGCCAACCATGTAGACCAAGTACTTTCACAACTTGATTTCTTCGTCGTACAAGATGTGTTCTTATCTCGTACAGCACAATATGCGGATGTCGTTCTTCCAGCAGCCCCTTCTCTTGAAAAAGAAGGAACCTTTACAAATACAGAACGCCGCGTTCAACGTTTATATCAAGTATTACCAACACTCGGTGATTCAAAACCAGATTGGAAAATTCTCCAAGATGTTGCGAATCGCTTAGGGGCTAATTGGAACTACAGTCATCCAAGCGAAATTTTCGCAGAAATGGCGAGCTTATCCCCTATTTTCAGCCAAGCAAATTACGATGTACTTGAAGGTTGGAATAGCTTCTGTTGGGGTAGCCTTGACGGAAAAGATACACCACTTTTATATACAGACGGCTTTAACTTCCCAGACAAAAAAGCTCGTTTCGCTTTATATGATTGGGTAGAACCAGTGGAATTCCCTGCTGAGTATGATTGCCATATCAACAATGGGCGTATGCTTGAACATTTCCACGAAGGAAATTTAACGAACAAATCCAATGGTATTCAATCAAAAGTACCTGAAACTTTCGTTGAGGTTTCTCCTGAATTTGCGAAAGAACGTGGTATTGAAGATGGTGCACTTGTACGTCTTGTTTCACCATATGGCGCACTAAAACTAAATGCTCTTATCACTGATCGCGTACGTGGCAATGAATTATTCTTACCGATGAACTCCGTTGATAAAGATTCATCGATCAACTTTTTAACTGGGCCAGCAGGCGATAAGAATACATCTACACCTGCTTATAAACAAACAAAAGTACGCGTGGAAGTTTTAAAAAGAAAAGGGAAAAATCCACTCCCACGTACAAATCCACGCTATAAAAAACGCCATCCACAAAATGGTGTTGAAGTACAGCGAAAATGGCAACGCCCTGGCTACGTTCACTTAACAACGAATCAGGAAGAGGTGTAA
- a CDS encoding DUF2294 domain-containing protein, with protein MSKKVHEFNDIIRKLRKDLFGKGPERIHTIFVQNMAVSTLYGNVTPTEKFIASTQEGLAMVHAARTKMIQDLYSKQTPEGMEELMEAKLLHLFSDIKIEEDIAVSVFIFDQNIEEH; from the coding sequence ATGTCGAAAAAAGTGCATGAATTTAATGACATCATCCGGAAACTTCGCAAAGATTTATTTGGCAAAGGTCCTGAACGTATTCATACCATCTTTGTGCAAAATATGGCTGTATCAACGCTATATGGCAATGTAACACCAACTGAAAAATTTATTGCTAGTACGCAAGAAGGTCTGGCAATGGTACATGCCGCTCGCACAAAAATGATTCAAGATTTGTATTCCAAGCAAACGCCTGAAGGTATGGAAGAATTGATGGAAGCCAAATTATTGCATCTGTTTTCAGATATCAAAATTGAAGAAGATATTGCTGTATCTGTTTTTATTTTTGATCAAAATATTGAGGAACACTAG
- the fdhD gene encoding formate dehydrogenase accessory sulfurtransferase FdhD has protein sequence MDTEITREILRLENGQVQKVTDTIVTEYAVTVKINQQEFVTMVCTPEFVEDMVVGYLASEKVITHFDDIENIWFQEKEGVVHVQTKKVNPFATKLQNKRYITSCCGMSRQGFVFANDALTAKKMERIHIQLTPQSCFHLMQTMQQNAVTFQKTGGVHNAALCDSKDILLSRKDIGRHNALDKIYGYCLQHDISIQDKVIVFSGRISSEILLKVSKIGCEMILSKSAPTELALQLAEQLGITTVGFIRQNSLNVYTHPERILFDDSIGSI, from the coding sequence ATGGATACTGAGATCACGAGAGAAATCCTTCGACTAGAAAATGGACAAGTGCAAAAAGTTACGGATACCATTGTAACGGAATATGCAGTGACTGTTAAAATTAATCAACAGGAATTTGTCACGATGGTTTGCACACCTGAATTTGTGGAGGATATGGTCGTTGGCTATTTAGCCTCTGAGAAAGTGATTACTCACTTTGATGACATAGAAAATATTTGGTTTCAGGAAAAAGAGGGCGTAGTACATGTCCAAACCAAAAAGGTCAATCCATTTGCAACGAAGTTACAAAATAAGCGCTACATTACATCATGTTGTGGAATGAGTAGACAGGGCTTTGTGTTTGCAAATGATGCATTGACTGCCAAGAAAATGGAGCGCATTCATATTCAATTGACACCACAAAGTTGTTTTCATCTCATGCAAACGATGCAGCAAAATGCGGTGACCTTTCAAAAAACAGGTGGAGTTCACAATGCAGCATTATGTGATTCCAAAGACATCTTACTGAGTCGGAAGGATATTGGTCGCCACAATGCACTTGATAAAATATATGGCTATTGCTTACAACATGACATTTCGATTCAGGATAAGGTTATTGTATTTAGTGGTCGTATTTCATCGGAAATTTTACTAAAGGTGTCTAAAATTGGATGTGAAATGATTCTTTCTAAGTCAGCTCCAACAGAATTGGCTCTACAACTAGCGGAACAATTAGGAATCACAACTGTTGGATTTATCCGTCAAAATTCGTTAAATGTTTATACACATCCGGAACGAATTCTTTTCGATGATTCAATTGGCAGTATCTGA
- the moaA gene encoding GTP 3',8-cyclase MoaA has protein sequence MNLIQDQFKRPLRDLRISVTDRCNFRCRYCMPAEIFGPDYAFLPSQQILTFDEIERLAKIFVSFGVKKIRITGGEPLLRKNVAQLIERLHHVQGIEDIAMTTNGTLLKKFAEDLAKAGLSRVSVSLDSLNEERFLSMNGRRGKVNNVLEGIEKAKQVGLQVKINMVVQKGQNEQDIIPMAHFFKEKKHILRFIEYMDVGNSNGWRLDDVVSKKEILQAVHRFSPIEPVSPNYKGEVATRYRYKDSDQEIGVISSVTDSFCATCTRARISAEGKLYTCLFATDGTDLRELLRSGQTDDVIAECIAAVWQNRTDRYSDERTEHTSHQQRKVEMSHIGG, from the coding sequence ATGAATTTGATACAAGATCAGTTTAAGCGACCGTTAAGAGATTTACGTATATCCGTTACGGACCGTTGTAATTTTCGTTGTCGCTATTGCATGCCAGCTGAAATTTTCGGACCAGATTATGCCTTTTTACCATCACAGCAAATTTTGACGTTTGATGAAATTGAGCGACTTGCTAAAATCTTTGTTTCTTTTGGCGTGAAAAAAATACGCATTACTGGTGGTGAGCCACTACTGCGAAAAAACGTTGCGCAGCTAATTGAGCGACTTCATCATGTGCAGGGGATAGAAGATATTGCGATGACCACAAATGGCACCTTGCTGAAAAAGTTTGCAGAGGATTTGGCGAAAGCTGGATTGTCGCGTGTCTCTGTAAGCTTAGATTCACTCAATGAAGAACGCTTTTTATCGATGAATGGTCGCCGTGGGAAAGTTAATAATGTGCTGGAAGGTATTGAAAAGGCAAAACAAGTAGGCTTGCAGGTCAAAATTAATATGGTTGTGCAAAAGGGACAAAATGAACAGGATATTATACCAATGGCTCATTTCTTCAAAGAAAAAAAACATATTTTACGCTTTATTGAGTATATGGATGTCGGAAACTCTAATGGCTGGCGCTTAGATGATGTTGTATCGAAAAAAGAAATTCTTCAAGCTGTTCATCGGTTTTCACCGATCGAGCCAGTAAGCCCCAATTATAAAGGGGAAGTGGCAACTCGTTATCGTTACAAAGATAGTGATCAAGAAATAGGTGTTATTTCTTCTGTCACCGATTCATTTTGTGCTACTTGCACACGAGCCCGCATTTCAGCAGAGGGAAAGCTATACACATGCTTATTTGCGACAGATGGTACGGATTTACGTGAGCTTTTACGCTCCGGACAAACTGATGATGTCATTGCAGAATGTATTGCTGCCGTATGGCAAAATCGGACAGATCGCTATTCAGATGAGCGAACAGAACATACATCTCATCAGCAGAGAAAAGTT